A single Prochlorococcus marinus XMU1410 DNA region contains:
- the murB gene encoding UDP-N-acetylmuramate dehydrogenase, translating into MNKKIFSRNCNLSSYTTIKVGGVAEYFAEPRSIKEFLYLIKWANLNKQRCQIIGAGSNLLINNIFIKGLVICTKKLKSLKIEPYSGIVEAEAGVMLPTLSNSLAKNGLQGGEWAVGIPGTLGGAIYMNAGTGNLSLAKNLISVKVINNKTHEKLEIEKKDINFEYRFSSFQGSDLTIISARLLFEPNGNLEQIIQTTKNNLKLKTETQPYHQPSFGSVFKNPENNYAAKLIDDMGLKGFKIGDAEISTVHSNFIINTSSASAKDIYKLITVIQQKVLQNKGIYLQPEVRTIGFDYPN; encoded by the coding sequence ATGAATAAAAAAATTTTTTCTAGAAACTGTAATTTAAGTAGTTATACAACTATAAAAGTTGGAGGAGTAGCTGAATATTTTGCTGAGCCAAGAAGCATTAAAGAATTTTTATATCTAATAAAGTGGGCTAATTTAAACAAACAAAGATGTCAAATAATTGGCGCAGGTTCAAATCTATTAATAAATAATATTTTCATAAAAGGCTTAGTTATTTGTACAAAAAAATTGAAATCGCTAAAGATAGAGCCATATTCTGGAATTGTTGAAGCGGAAGCAGGTGTAATGCTTCCAACATTATCTAATTCGCTCGCAAAAAATGGATTACAAGGAGGGGAATGGGCTGTCGGAATTCCAGGTACTTTAGGAGGAGCAATTTATATGAATGCTGGCACAGGTAATTTATCGCTAGCAAAAAATCTTATTTCCGTAAAAGTTATAAATAATAAAACTCATGAAAAACTTGAAATTGAAAAAAAAGATATAAATTTTGAGTATAGATTTAGCTCTTTTCAAGGAAGTGATTTGACAATTATTAGTGCAAGATTACTTTTTGAACCTAACGGAAATCTAGAACAAATAATTCAAACAACCAAAAATAACCTTAAATTAAAAACAGAAACACAACCATATCATCAACCAAGTTTTGGTAGTGTTTTTAAAAATCCTGAGAATAATTATGCAGCAAAATTAATTGATGATATGGGTTTAAAGGGATTTAAAATTGGAGATGCTGAAATTTCTACAGTGCATTCAAATTTTATAATTAACACTTCTTCTGCAAGTGCAAAAGATATTTATAAATTAATAACAGTAATTCAACAAAAAGTACTACAAAACAAAGGGATTTATTTGCAACCGGAAGTAAGAACGATTGGTTTTGACTATCCTAACTAA
- the grpE gene encoding nucleotide exchange factor GrpE: MIENQSDNIDNKENDLSNQDNAPEDISSTQNSTTEIDELSSQKIEEINTEELKNTISNNDARLEQLEKEHETLKNQYVRISADFDNFRKRQSRDQDDLKVQLVSKTLTAILPIVDNFERARQQLKPESEEAQALHRSYQGLYKQLVEVLKQQGVSPMRVVGQQFDPNLHEAVLRESSEEFEEDFIIEELQRGYHLEGKVLRHALVKVSMGPGKQNSQQEVEKDTVEEDDDSEVNTSEDV; the protein is encoded by the coding sequence ATGATTGAAAATCAATCAGACAATATTGATAATAAAGAAAATGATCTTTCTAACCAGGATAATGCTCCTGAAGATATATCATCTACGCAAAATTCAACCACCGAAATTGATGAATTATCTTCTCAAAAAATAGAAGAAATAAATACTGAAGAATTAAAAAATACTATTTCAAATAATGATGCAAGATTAGAACAATTAGAAAAAGAGCATGAAACATTAAAAAATCAATATGTAAGGATTTCAGCAGACTTTGATAATTTTAGAAAAAGGCAGTCTAGGGATCAGGACGATTTAAAAGTCCAACTAGTTTCAAAGACTTTAACTGCAATACTTCCTATTGTTGATAATTTTGAGAGAGCAAGACAACAACTTAAACCAGAAAGTGAAGAAGCTCAAGCTCTTCATAGAAGTTATCAAGGATTGTATAAACAATTGGTAGAAGTTTTAAAACAACAGGGAGTTTCACCTATGAGAGTTGTTGGCCAACAATTTGATCCAAACTTGCATGAAGCTGTATTAAGAGAGTCTAGTGAAGAGTTTGAAGAGGATTTTATTATTGAAGAATTGCAGCGAGGATATCATCTAGAAGGTAAGGTCTTGAGACATGCATTGGTTAAGGTTTCTATGGGACCTGGTAAACAAAATTCACAACAGGAAGTAGAAAAGGATACAGTTGAAGAGGATGATGATTCAGAGGTAAATACTTCTGAAGATGTATAA
- the dusA gene encoding tRNA dihydrouridine(20/20a) synthase DusA, whose product MNFIQPNSIKNIHKLSIAPMMDCTDKHFRMIMRKISSEALLYTEMIVAQSLMYTNKKENFLDFNSEEHPISIQFGGDDPKTLKEAAQMAQDWGYDEINFNVGCPSPRVCSGNFGASLMKEPEKVAKCIESLKNNCNLPVTIKHRIGVDNDDSFFNLNNFVKIIANAGADRFTVHARKAILKGLNPKQNRTIPPLNYDVVKKLKKSNPELLIEINGGLINIDQSLKALNDFDGVMIGRSIYKHPLRWSEIDQRIYGIKKKPKSASNIIFSLIPYIEAHLSNGGKSWDICKHLINLVEGIPKAKIWRNQISNKSIKKELNIDYLFKLTTALEEMGY is encoded by the coding sequence ATGAATTTCATTCAGCCTAATTCTATTAAAAATATTCATAAATTAAGTATCGCTCCAATGATGGATTGTACTGATAAACATTTCAGAATGATAATGCGAAAAATAAGTTCTGAAGCTCTATTGTATACGGAAATGATTGTGGCCCAGAGTTTAATGTATACGAATAAAAAAGAAAATTTTTTAGACTTTAATAGTGAAGAACACCCGATATCGATTCAGTTTGGCGGGGACGATCCTAAAACCCTAAAAGAGGCAGCCCAAATGGCACAGGATTGGGGTTATGACGAAATAAACTTTAATGTTGGTTGTCCGAGTCCAAGGGTCTGCTCTGGAAATTTTGGCGCTTCACTTATGAAAGAACCTGAAAAAGTAGCAAAATGTATAGAGTCCTTAAAAAATAATTGCAACTTACCGGTTACGATCAAACACAGAATCGGTGTAGACAATGATGATAGTTTTTTTAACTTGAATAATTTCGTAAAAATTATCGCAAATGCTGGTGCTGACAGATTTACAGTTCATGCAAGAAAAGCAATATTAAAAGGTCTCAATCCAAAACAAAACAGGACCATACCGCCACTAAATTATGATGTAGTAAAAAAATTAAAAAAATCAAATCCAGAATTATTAATAGAAATCAATGGGGGTTTAATAAATATCGATCAATCATTAAAAGCCTTAAATGATTTTGATGGGGTCATGATTGGACGTTCAATTTATAAACATCCCTTAAGATGGTCTGAAATTGATCAAAGGATTTATGGAATTAAAAAGAAACCTAAATCTGCGTCAAATATTATATTCTCCTTAATTCCATACATAGAAGCGCATTTAAGTAATGGAGGAAAATCTTGGGATATTTGTAAACATCTTATAAATTTAGTTGAAGGTATACCAAAAGCTAAAATTTGGAGAAATCAAATTTCAAATAAATCTATAAAAAAAGAATTAAATATTGATTATCTATTTAAATTAACGACAGCGCTTGAAGAAATGGGTTACTAA
- the rsgA gene encoding ribosome small subunit-dependent GTPase A, with translation MKTDCKYLGLVTKKFNDFFLVDLKNKENSGNSEKFLCKVKKSINFKDQLIYVGDEVAIEKIDFKSKRAVITRLKKRKNLLVRPSVANISNIYVTFSVGEPALNLSQVNRFLISAESMGVEVSLVLTKCDLISDKRRSYLLDKFEKWGYQAITLNLQKSDCFKNLLVDLKQKECSIFMGPSGVGKTTLLNMIIPGLQNITAPVSNKIKRGKNTTRNVELFSISNQSYIVDTPGFNMQPLEVDIKLLPNLYSEIYKQVIEEGIKCKFRNCLHLKDEGCNLNKSFERYSFYKEMIESSKSHYSQNQED, from the coding sequence ATGAAAACTGATTGTAAATATTTAGGTTTAGTTACGAAAAAATTTAACGATTTTTTTTTAGTTGATTTAAAAAATAAAGAAAACTCTGGAAATAGCGAAAAATTTTTATGTAAGGTTAAGAAGTCCATAAATTTCAAAGATCAATTAATTTATGTTGGAGACGAAGTAGCGATTGAAAAAATTGATTTTAAAAGTAAACGCGCAGTTATAACAAGACTAAAAAAAAGAAAAAATCTTTTAGTTAGACCCTCAGTTGCAAATATTTCTAATATATACGTTACTTTTTCTGTTGGAGAACCAGCGTTAAATTTATCTCAAGTAAATAGGTTTTTGATATCAGCAGAATCAATGGGAGTTGAAGTCTCATTAGTTTTGACAAAGTGTGATTTAATTTCTGATAAAAGAAGATCATATTTACTTGATAAATTTGAGAAATGGGGTTACCAAGCAATAACTTTAAATTTACAAAAATCTGATTGCTTTAAAAATTTATTAGTTGATTTAAAGCAAAAAGAATGCTCAATTTTTATGGGTCCATCCGGAGTTGGTAAAACTACTTTGCTAAATATGATTATTCCAGGTCTTCAAAATATTACTGCTCCAGTTTCCAATAAAATTAAGAGAGGAAAAAATACTACTCGAAATGTTGAGTTATTTTCTATATCGAATCAAAGTTACATTGTGGATACTCCTGGTTTTAATATGCAACCTCTAGAGGTTGATATTAAGTTGTTACCAAATCTTTATTCAGAAATATATAAACAGGTAATTGAAGAAGGAATTAAGTGTAAATTTCGTAACTGCTTACATTTAAAAGATGAGGGATGTAATTTAAATAAATCCTTCGAAAGATATTCTTTTTATAAAGAAATGATTGAGTCTTCTAAGAGTCACTATTCTCAAAACCAGGAAGATTAA
- the msrB gene encoding peptide-methionine (R)-S-oxide reductase MsrB: MNQFLSRRTFILIPTMSFLKIIFKPMQVLASSLASKEEWNFSKDEWKARLSPESYYILREEGTERAFSSQLNNEKRKGIFHCAGCDLPLFASDKKYDSGTGWPSFWDSIQGSVETKVDFKLIVPRTEYHCSRCGGHQGHVFNDGPLPTGKRYCNNGLALKFVPD; the protein is encoded by the coding sequence ATGAATCAATTTTTATCAAGAAGAACTTTTATTCTAATTCCTACTATGTCATTCTTAAAAATAATCTTTAAGCCCATGCAAGTATTAGCATCTTCACTTGCTTCTAAAGAAGAGTGGAATTTTTCAAAAGACGAATGGAAAGCTAGGCTTAGTCCAGAATCTTATTATATTTTGAGGGAGGAAGGGACTGAAAGAGCTTTCAGCAGTCAATTAAATAATGAGAAAAGAAAAGGGATTTTTCACTGTGCAGGATGCGATTTGCCACTTTTTGCTTCAGATAAAAAATACGATAGTGGTACAGGATGGCCAAGTTTTTGGGATTCAATTCAAGGATCAGTAGAAACAAAAGTTGATTTCAAGTTAATTGTTCCAAGAACTGAATATCATTGCTCTCGATGCGGAGGTCATCAAGGGCATGTCTTCAATGATGGACCACTTCCCACTGGTAAAAGATATTGTAACAATGGATTAGCATTAAAGTTTGTTCCTGATTAA
- the murC gene encoding UDP-N-acetylmuramate--L-alanine ligase encodes MDKKLLLKSHFHFIGIGGIGMSAIAIGLLKKGCSVSGSDLVKNDETKKLEKLGAVIFTSQTRENIEIVISKFTNKLINFVVSSAIKPENEEFSYCREKNFSIKHRSDILAMLMHTYTTLAVAGSHGKTSTSTFLSTILELCTRNSSSITGGIIPIYNSNCHLEDTKYLVAEVDESDGTINRYKSDIGIINNIDFDHCDHFSNLSEVISSFKSFAKNSKKLLVNFDCETSRNNIYSNCKWSNTSAKNVAYAIIPTEINSKYTIGKYYENGNFISSLNIPIPGLHNLSNITAAIAASRMIGVDFIEIKKNIKYLKLPKKRFEFRGQIDERSLFDDYAHHPNEIKETIKLGRLLIQQKDKEYQKSRLIAIFQPHRYSRVKQFTKEFAEELSKADVIYVTSIYGAGEGNEDKITSKIITDLIYKKNKNVIYINNYYEVTNNFYELTQKGDFILNMGAGDCHNFWSILNKKNTQNR; translated from the coding sequence TTGGATAAAAAATTACTATTGAAAAGTCATTTTCATTTTATTGGAATTGGAGGTATTGGGATGTCAGCAATAGCAATAGGTTTACTTAAAAAAGGTTGTTCAGTTTCAGGATCTGATTTAGTTAAAAACGATGAAACTAAAAAATTAGAGAAATTAGGTGCAGTAATCTTTACTTCTCAAACACGAGAAAATATTGAAATTGTTATTTCAAAATTTACCAACAAATTGATTAATTTTGTTGTAAGCTCCGCGATCAAACCAGAAAATGAAGAATTTTCGTACTGCAGAGAAAAAAATTTTTCAATAAAACATCGTTCAGATATACTTGCAATGCTAATGCACACTTATACTACATTGGCGGTAGCCGGCAGCCATGGAAAAACATCAACCAGTACATTTCTATCTACAATACTTGAATTATGTACACGTAATTCTTCTTCAATAACTGGAGGAATAATTCCTATTTACAACTCTAATTGTCATTTAGAAGATACAAAATACTTAGTAGCTGAAGTTGATGAATCTGATGGGACAATAAATAGATATAAATCTGATATTGGAATAATCAACAATATTGATTTTGATCATTGCGATCACTTTTCTAATTTAAGTGAAGTCATATCTTCTTTTAAAAGTTTCGCTAAAAACTCGAAAAAATTACTAGTTAATTTTGACTGTGAAACCTCAAGAAATAATATTTATTCTAATTGTAAGTGGTCAAACACTTCGGCTAAAAACGTAGCTTATGCAATAATTCCTACTGAAATTAATTCAAAATATACAATTGGAAAATATTATGAAAATGGAAATTTTATTAGTAGTTTAAATATTCCAATTCCAGGATTACACAATCTATCTAATATTACCGCAGCAATAGCAGCATCAAGAATGATAGGAGTAGATTTTATAGAAATTAAGAAAAATATAAAATATCTGAAACTCCCAAAAAAAAGATTTGAATTCAGAGGCCAAATAGATGAAAGAAGTTTATTTGATGATTATGCACATCACCCAAACGAAATAAAAGAGACGATTAAATTAGGAAGATTATTGATTCAGCAAAAAGATAAGGAATATCAAAAAAGTAGATTAATAGCTATCTTTCAACCTCATAGATACTCTCGAGTAAAGCAATTTACCAAAGAATTCGCTGAAGAATTATCAAAAGCAGATGTTATTTATGTGACCAGTATTTATGGAGCAGGAGAAGGAAACGAAGATAAAATAACTTCGAAAATTATCACTGATCTGATTTATAAAAAAAATAAAAATGTTATTTACATAAATAATTATTATGAAGTTACAAATAATTTTTACGAATTAACTCAAAAAGGGGATTTTATTTTGAATATGGGAGCTGGTGATTGTCATAATTTCTGGTCAATTTTAAATAAAAAAAATACTCAAAATAGATAA
- the thiL gene encoding thiamine-phosphate kinase: MHKEILEDIGEKELINRLGKFMPKNQISDDCALIKTKNENLLVNTDSLVENVHFNDITICPTDLGWKAVVSNISDLLSSGSKKTIGITVSLVLPPKTKWIWVEELYKGINKALKEYGGIILGGDCSKGNQKAISITAFGIQGELELRRNACKPGDVILTTGIHGLSKLGFLIKNKINLDNDISLNKRLISKSIEHFCRPKVYPNFLKNLLKTRSNKKIKKIGCTDSSDGLFQALKDLANASKCKAIINYEKIPKDKDWPKGDKWDEYYFFGGEDYELVFSLPKKWAKNLCKLDKDINEIGFFADGEPSIDFKDINKNKLLDNKPFKHF, encoded by the coding sequence ATGCATAAAGAAATATTAGAAGATATAGGGGAAAAAGAATTAATAAATAGGCTAGGAAAATTTATGCCTAAAAACCAAATTTCAGATGATTGCGCTTTAATCAAAACTAAAAATGAAAATTTACTTGTTAATACTGATTCTTTGGTAGAAAATGTTCATTTCAATGACATTACTATTTGTCCTACGGACCTTGGGTGGAAAGCAGTTGTAAGCAACATCTCTGACTTGTTATCTAGTGGTAGTAAGAAAACTATTGGTATTACAGTAAGTTTAGTTCTACCTCCCAAAACTAAGTGGATTTGGGTTGAAGAACTATACAAAGGAATAAATAAAGCATTAAAGGAATATGGCGGCATAATTCTTGGTGGAGATTGCTCAAAAGGAAATCAAAAAGCCATATCAATCACTGCCTTTGGGATTCAAGGTGAACTTGAATTAAGAAGAAACGCATGTAAACCAGGAGATGTCATCTTAACTACAGGAATTCATGGTCTTAGCAAACTAGGATTTTTAATTAAAAATAAAATTAATTTAGATAATGATATTTCTCTTAATAAAAGATTAATCAGTAAATCCATTGAACATTTTTGTCGCCCTAAAGTTTACCCAAATTTTCTAAAAAATCTTTTAAAAACTCGCTCCAATAAAAAAATCAAAAAAATAGGATGTACCGATAGCAGTGATGGTCTATTTCAAGCTTTAAAAGATTTAGCAAATGCTAGCAAATGCAAAGCAATTATCAATTATGAAAAAATACCCAAAGATAAGGATTGGCCTAAAGGAGACAAATGGGACGAATATTATTTTTTTGGAGGTGAAGATTACGAATTAGTTTTCTCCTTACCAAAAAAATGGGCAAAGAATTTATGTAAACTTGATAAAGATATTAACGAGATTGGTTTTTTTGCTGATGGTGAACCATCAATAGACTTTAAAGATATTAACAAAAACAAATTACTTGATAACAAACCTTTCAAGCATTTTTAA
- a CDS encoding RNA recognition motif domain-containing protein, with protein sequence MSIFVGNLPFRAEREDVIQLFAPFGEVLNCSLPLERDTGRKRGFAFIEMADEAIESTAIDGLQGQELMGRPLRINKAEPRGSGGSRRGGRGGYGGGGNNGGYGGGGYGGGGNNGGYSGGGYGGGGNNGGYGGGGYGGGGNNGGYGGGGYGGGGNNGGYGGGGNNGSNSSNTNKSSGAEGWEDRSYGNSSDSSEYENGRSRRKRGVSNQGNSSNETN encoded by the coding sequence GTGAGTATTTTTGTTGGCAATTTGCCGTTCCGCGCAGAGCGTGAAGATGTTATACAGTTATTTGCCCCTTTTGGTGAAGTTCTAAATTGTTCTCTTCCCTTGGAGAGAGATACTGGAAGGAAAAGAGGATTTGCATTTATTGAAATGGCTGATGAAGCAATCGAGTCAACAGCTATTGATGGTTTGCAAGGCCAAGAACTTATGGGCAGGCCATTAAGAATTAATAAAGCTGAGCCAAGAGGTTCTGGTGGATCTCGTAGAGGAGGAAGAGGCGGCTACGGCGGCGGCGGTAATAATGGCGGCTACGGCGGTGGTGGCTACGGCGGCGGCGGTAATAATGGCGGCTACAGCGGTGGTGGCTACGGCGGCGGCGGTAATAATGGCGGCTACGGCGGTGGTGGCTACGGCGGCGGCGGTAATAATGGTGGCTACGGCGGTGGTGGCTACGGCGGCGGCGGTAATAATGGTGGCTACGGCGGTGGTGGCAATAATGGATCTAATAGCTCAAACACTAATAAATCTTCTGGAGCAGAAGGTTGGGAAGACAGAAGCTATGGAAACTCCTCTGACAGCTCTGAATATGAAAATGGTAGGAGCAGAAGAAAACGGGGAGTGTCTAATCAGGGCAATTCTTCAAACGAGACAAATTAG
- a CDS encoding YbaB/EbfC family nucleoid-associated protein — MAGFGLPNFGQLTEAFKKAKQIQQDAQKLQDELENMEIEGKSDDGMIKVWISGNQLPLKVEVQENISNANKEQIEQNILQAIQKAHELSTTTMKERMNDLTGGLNLNLPGFENSDS, encoded by the coding sequence ATGGCGGGTTTTGGACTTCCTAACTTTGGACAACTTACAGAAGCTTTTAAAAAAGCTAAACAAATTCAGCAAGATGCTCAAAAATTACAAGATGAACTTGAAAATATGGAGATTGAAGGCAAAAGTGATGATGGAATGATAAAAGTTTGGATAAGTGGCAACCAACTTCCCTTAAAGGTAGAAGTACAAGAAAATATCTCAAATGCAAATAAAGAACAAATAGAGCAAAACATTCTGCAAGCTATTCAAAAAGCTCATGAATTATCAACTACAACTATGAAAGAAAGGATGAATGATTTGACTGGTGGATTAAATCTTAATCTTCCTGGTTTTGAGAATAGTGACTCTTAG
- a CDS encoding sulfurtransferase TusA family protein, with product MNSLKHLDLKSVPCPLNVVKIKLALEKLSKNEQLIVELDKGEPEEMVLKNLKEMGCLFKQIKENEKFIKIKVLNEN from the coding sequence ATGAATTCCTTAAAGCATTTGGATCTTAAATCTGTTCCATGTCCTTTAAATGTTGTCAAAATCAAATTGGCTTTGGAGAAGTTATCCAAAAACGAACAACTTATTGTTGAACTAGATAAAGGTGAACCAGAAGAAATGGTATTAAAAAATTTAAAAGAGATGGGATGTTTGTTTAAACAAATCAAAGAAAATGAAAAATTTATAAAAATAAAAGTATTGAATGAAAACTGA
- the gap gene encoding type I glyceraldehyde-3-phosphate dehydrogenase: MTLRVAINGFGRIGRNFMRCWLSRGAYTNIEVVGINVTSDPKTNAHLLKYDSVLGQLDGVDIQYTDDTFVINNKTIKCFSDRNPMNLPWKDWGVDLVIESTGVFNTDVGASKHLEVGAKKVILTAPGKGDGVGTYVVGVNADTYKHKDYDILSNASCTTNCLAPVVKVLDQTFGINKGLMTTIHSYTGDQRILDNSHRDLRRARAAATNIVPTSTGAAKAVALVYPEMKGKLTGIAMRVPTPNVSAVDFVFESSKSVTSEEVNNALKEASLSSMKGIIKYGDEPLVSSDYAGTNESSIVDSDLTMCIGDNLVKVLAWYDNEWGYSQRVVDLAEIVAKNWE; this comes from the coding sequence ATGACTTTGCGTGTTGCAATTAACGGCTTTGGCAGAATTGGTCGAAACTTTATGCGTTGTTGGCTTAGTAGAGGTGCTTACACCAATATTGAAGTAGTTGGAATTAATGTTACCTCAGATCCTAAGACTAATGCTCATCTATTAAAGTATGACTCCGTCCTTGGCCAACTTGATGGTGTTGATATTCAATATACTGATGATACTTTTGTAATTAATAATAAGACAATTAAATGTTTTTCTGATAGGAATCCAATGAATCTCCCTTGGAAAGACTGGGGTGTAGATTTGGTTATTGAATCTACTGGAGTGTTTAATACAGACGTAGGTGCAAGTAAGCACTTAGAAGTAGGAGCAAAAAAAGTCATCTTAACTGCTCCTGGTAAAGGTGATGGAGTTGGTACTTATGTAGTAGGAGTAAATGCCGATACATATAAACATAAAGATTATGATATTTTGAGTAATGCTAGTTGTACAACAAACTGTTTAGCTCCAGTAGTTAAAGTTTTAGACCAAACTTTTGGAATTAACAAAGGTTTGATGACTACAATTCATAGTTATACAGGGGATCAAAGAATTTTAGATAATAGCCATAGAGATCTAAGGAGGGCTAGAGCTGCTGCTACAAACATCGTTCCTACTTCTACAGGAGCTGCAAAAGCAGTAGCTCTGGTATACCCAGAAATGAAAGGCAAATTAACAGGAATTGCAATGAGAGTTCCAACTCCTAACGTTTCAGCAGTAGATTTTGTTTTTGAATCTTCTAAATCCGTTACATCAGAAGAAGTCAACAATGCTCTCAAGGAAGCATCTCTAAGTTCAATGAAAGGAATTATTAAGTATGGAGATGAACCATTAGTGTCAAGCGATTACGCAGGCACCAATGAATCATCAATTGTAGATAGTGACCTTACTATGTGTATCGGAGATAACCTTGTAAAAGTGCTTGCATGGTATGACAATGAGTGGGGTTATAGTCAGAGAGTTGTAGATTTGGCAGAGATTGTTGCAAAAAATTGGGAATAA
- the dnaJ gene encoding molecular chaperone DnaJ — MADFYQILGVSRDADADTLKRAYRKLARQYHPDVNKEPGAEDKFKEIGKAYEALADPETRARYDQFGEAGLGGAAGMPDMGDMGGFADLFETFFNGFGGQNPQGGRTQRRGPQQGDDLRYDLNVDFKDAIFGQQKEIKIPHLETCEVCRGTGAKPGTGPKTCSTCGGSGQVRRATRTPFGNFTQVAECPSCNGAGQIIADPCVSCGGNGVKQVRKKLRINIPAGVDSGTKLRVSGEGNVGLKGGPPGDLYVFIKVKNDSKLKRDGVTIYSEIAVSYLQAILGDTVEITTVDGNVNLKIPSGTQPNTTLSLENKGVPRLGNPVARGNHEVLVKVKLPTRITDEERKLLEGLASQYSDKNINSSSGLFSKLFGKESQ, encoded by the coding sequence ATGGCTGATTTTTACCAAATACTTGGAGTTTCAAGAGATGCTGATGCGGATACCCTAAAAAGGGCTTATAGAAAATTAGCAAGGCAATATCATCCTGATGTGAATAAAGAACCTGGTGCTGAAGATAAATTTAAAGAAATTGGTAAGGCTTATGAAGCATTAGCTGATCCTGAAACAAGAGCTAGATATGATCAGTTTGGAGAGGCCGGCCTTGGAGGTGCCGCTGGAATGCCTGATATGGGCGATATGGGTGGCTTTGCAGATTTATTTGAAACTTTTTTTAATGGCTTTGGCGGACAAAATCCTCAGGGAGGAAGAACTCAAAGAAGAGGCCCTCAACAAGGTGATGATTTACGATATGATCTTAATGTTGACTTTAAAGATGCAATATTTGGTCAACAAAAAGAAATTAAAATTCCTCATCTTGAGACATGTGAAGTTTGTCGTGGAACAGGTGCTAAACCAGGAACTGGTCCAAAAACTTGTTCAACATGTGGAGGAAGTGGTCAAGTCAGAAGAGCTACTAGAACACCGTTTGGTAATTTCACACAAGTAGCTGAATGTCCTTCATGTAATGGAGCTGGTCAGATAATTGCAGATCCATGTGTTAGTTGCGGCGGTAATGGAGTAAAGCAAGTCAGAAAAAAATTAAGAATCAATATACCTGCAGGAGTTGATTCTGGTACTAAATTAAGAGTTTCAGGAGAGGGAAATGTTGGATTGAAAGGGGGTCCACCTGGAGATCTTTATGTTTTTATCAAGGTTAAGAATGATTCAAAACTTAAAAGAGATGGTGTAACTATTTATTCAGAAATAGCTGTAAGTTATTTACAGGCTATTTTAGGAGATACTGTTGAAATTACTACAGTTGATGGAAATGTTAATTTAAAAATTCCAAGTGGTACACAGCCAAATACAACTCTTTCACTTGAGAATAAAGGGGTACCCAGGCTTGGTAATCCAGTTGCTAGAGGCAATCATGAAGTCTTAGTAAAGGTAAAATTGCCAACTCGTATAACTGACGAAGAGCGAAAGCTTTTAGAGGGATTAGCTTCTCAATATTCAGATAAAAATATTAATTCCAGTAGCGGACTTTTTAGTAAATTATTTGGTAAAGAATCTCAATGA